The sequence GTTCCGATACACGGTGCCGAGGCTCACCCGCGGCAGCCGGCGCCGCACCATCTGGTGCACGGCCTCGGCGGTTGGATGAGCGGTACTCCCGCGGACCACCTCCAGCACCAGCCGGCGCGGACCGGTCAGCCGGAGGCCGACGCCGCGCAGGGCCGCCGACGCCCCGTCCCGCCTCCGCGCGACCGGGCTCTTATCAGGAATAATTGTCATAACGGAACGCAGCCTAAACGCGAAGCGCCCCCGTGTCAAGGAGTCGTGAGGAGGAGTCGTGAGGAGGAGCGAGCGCATAGGAAGGACTAACGCCACCTCCGCTGGGGCCGCGGGCGTCCGACCCGGACCGGGCGCCCCCGGCGGTGGATCCGCAATGGCCGCTTCGAGGGGGCGAAGGTGAGGGGCGGCATCACGATCGCCCGCTGCCCGGCGCCGCCGTGGGGTGGTGGGCAAGGGGCGGGCAGGGGGGTGTGGCGCCGGCCGTCGGGGGCCGGGTCGAGAGCGGCACTGAGGGGCGGGCTACGGGAGTGCGGCGGGCGCGGGTGGGGCGGGGCCGGGTGGCGCAGGGGCGCCGGCGCGGGCGCGGTGGGCGAGGAGGGCCTGCACGGCGCGCGGGTCCTGGACGGTGGCGAGGCCGCGCAGCCGGCCGCCACAGCGGGGGCAGGCGAGGACATCGAGAGCGAGCACGCGGCGCATCAGGGCGGCGCAGGTCCACGCGCCGGGGGTGCCGGCAGCGCGGGGGGTGGCGTCGACGTGGCGCGCGGGGGACTCTGGGTGCGGGCGGCCGGAGCGGACACCCTGTGAGCGCCCGCGCGCAGGCGGGGCGAGGAGGCCGTGGGACACGACCAGGTTGACCGCGGGGCGGGGGATGATCGCCGCGAGCTTTTCCAGGCACTCGATGGGCTCGAAGAGGAGCTGCGAGGTGCCACCGCGCCAGACCGTCTTGAGCGTGACGAGGACGCGCCCGTCGGCCCGGAGCTGGAGGC is a genomic window of Candidatus Methylomirabilota bacterium containing:
- a CDS encoding transposase, producing the protein PVLAGLASASVQGRVALGPRAGARVRRLGGEPNLGHVTSRGPRQAQLDGFDLHANVWVPPNDRARLEQLGRSLLRPPLAQDRLQLRADGRVLVTLKTVWRGGTSQLLFEPIECLEKLAAIIPRPAVNLVVSHGLLAPPARGRSQGVRSGRPHPESPARHVDATPRAAGTPGAWTCAALMRRVLALDVLACPRCGGRLRGLATVQDPRAVQALLAHRARAGAPAPPGPAPPAPAALP